TGTGTATGCAGGTCAAGCGCAGGAGACCATAGAGAGTGAGAACAGGAATCGAAGCACACTTGGCCAAAGTGCAAATGAAGCGGTTGGTCGAATAGTTATCGCCGTTCATGGAATCTCCAACATGGTCGTCTGGTCCATCTCGGCTACCCGTGCAAGACGTTGTCCAACAACCTCGCACTGGGCCGAGAAACGCATACGCTGTGAATGACATGGATGGATTTCTGATCCGCATCTTTCTTGCGAGTCAGAGCGGCTTCCTGGTGAGCGATTTGTTGGCCATATGCAGGTCCGGACCGCAACGACCGTTCGGGCCTAATTCGAGTCTTTCGAAGTTCAACGAGTCCAGCCCCTGAGCTTTCCGACTTGAATTTCAGCTTGCCAAAAGTCCATCAGGCCTTTTTCCCGTATTCAATCGTGTCTTGGGACTCCGAAAAAAGGACTTGTAGGGGCCCGATGCTCAATATTTCCACCAGAGGCCGAGGTATCCATGCCCActgctggtggtggtatCTCGTAGGTATTGTCGTTTTGGTTGGTTGTGGCCCTGCATGCGTAAGTAGAGGTCGGAAAAGGGGAGAAAGATGAGACGGTGAAGCGAGCTGCTCCGCAAGTCCCTGCAGCTCGCCGATGAGGGGGACCCTAGCTGCCTTACCCGCCTGGACTGAACGCAAATATTAGCAGGTTGACACACCTGAGAGACGCATGGGCTCATTTCGACGACAGCTCGTTTCTGTTGGTTCGGGGTTGGTGATTTATCGTTGTAAGCGGTATTCGAGTTGACAATGGTGCCTGTTGGTCTGTTGGTCCGTTGGTTCGCGATGGGGTGCAATCAAAATCAAAACCATCTCGCTCCACAAAGGCCGAGACGTGCCAGGAACCTCGGGGGGGCCGGGGTGGGTACTTGGACGGCTCCTTCCGGATCGGGATCTGTCGTAACtatctaggtaggtacctaggtagcttGCTCACCCTGGGTAGGCACGACTTCGCACGCATCGTACCTGCAGGAGAAGCAGCTGGCCGGGTTACCAGGCAGTGAGTGGCTCGGACGACAAATGCCATCGTGATGAGTCCACACACACGTCCAATTTCACCAACTCGGATCGGATCTCGGCCTGGCTCTGTTCGCGTTTAGCTCGCATTGTTCAGAGCCCCACAAACCTTGATGCGGCTTCCCCGCGGAGCTTACATGGTGTTGAAGAACAACGCTCTTGTTTCTTTGTCCAACAGGCTTCTCCAACAGCATGTTGCAGAAGAGATCCATTCCTAAACAACAGCACGAGTCAAAACGCAGTCGAGGTTGAATTTTTCCTCACCCCTGACCAAGCGGGGATCAGGAGATTATCAATGGTCCAGCACAGCATATGTTCTTGGCTCTTCAGGGTCCATTTGGCGCTAGCGAGCGGCACAGCACCAACGTTATGCAACCGCTGAAGGAGGTCATGAGGTCAAGTATGGAAACACGGATATGGCGCTGGGCCAACCCATAATCGCAGCACTTGGCCAAAAGGGGTTCCACTAGGACGAAGACCAGGGAGTATGATAGATCCGTTTCTTTACTTTCTGCATTGAACCCCGAGTTAACTGAAGGGCTTCTTGAAGCAGCCTTAACCCTCAAGGCCAGGTGCGGGAAGTCCTTTACACACTCTACGAGCGCTCGAATCCTCAAGTCGGTGTCAAGTCTCCCCGTTACCAATTGATCATGGCCATCATCTACAAAGCTGCCGGCGTGGCAGGTCTGGCCGTCTTATTGCCCTCCGTCCTAGCCCAGCAATTCACAGGCTCTGTCTTCCCCTACGAGTACTTCAACCTGAGCTTGCCATGCTTCGAGGCGCTCAACACCACCTTGAGTTGCTCTAGTAGACTTGCCTCCCATGCGAGCTTCGAGCACGTACCTCCAGAAAATCCCTCATCTCTATTTTGTTCTGTTGACCTGCTAATCTATGTCCTCCCAGCTCGCACAGAGTCGACGTTCTCGATCCCGAGGGAATTGCCGCCATCTGTACTGATAGCTGCAGAAAATCGATGCAGAGTCTACGATACAAGATCGAAAATGACTGCGACCCAACTAGCGACCTTCTCGACCACGGTCTGAACATGTTTCCAGGTTTGAAGCTCATTTACGGCTTACGAACAGCCAGCATTCTTTGCGTTTTGCCCTTCTGACCACAATTTCAGCAACACACATTGTGGACCGGTATCTTTATGCCTACGAAGTGTCCTGTTATAAGAACAGGTATGGCTTGCCCCTTCTTGTGGCATAATGTTTGAAGAGCCTAATGCATTGTGGGATACACTGCAGAGACACGGGAGACTTCTGCGACTACATCCTGGGTCAATGGCGAAACCAGACTGATGATGCTCCTCACGACTGCGATGACTGCGTCCTTGGACCCATGGAAATTGAAGTCAATTCGGAAATCGGCCACACCGAAGACCGGTCTGCCGAGTTCCAGTCGGCCATTTCGAGCTGCGGCAAGACAGGTTACACCTACATCGAACCGTCCATCCACAGCTCGACatccgcggcgtcggcagaACCTACCATAGCGGCCGCACACTGGTCCGCCCACCGCATGTCGTCCAACTGCGCCTCTACATACCACGTGCAAGAAGGCGACACCTGCGAGAGCATCTCGGCTGACCAGAATGTTTCAACCAAGGGCCTAATAGAGGGAAATGATGTCCTCAACGGCTGGTGCAGTGGCCTCGTAGCTGGCCAAGACCTATGCATGCCCGAGCAGTGCAAGGTTCACTTCGTGGAACCCGATGACTCGTGCGAGTCCCTTGCCGACAAGTACGGAGCCACGCCAAAGGACCTGGCGGAATGGAACCCTCTGATGTATATTCAATGCGACGACTTCGTGTACTCCAAACCGACTTACATCTGCGTCGGGTGAGTGCAAACGTGCTGAATGGCTTCCTACTCTGCTAACCAGTACTTTCCTTTCCACAAGGCCACCAGTAAGCCCGAAAAGAGTGCTCAAGTCCCCTGGTCCCAGAAGCAACTCCACATTCCGCGCTTCGACGATTAGAAAAAGCCCCGCGTTGCTGCCAACCCAGCTCCCAACGACGGGAACAAGCTCCTCGCTTCAAACGATCACGACAAGCGATTTGTTGGCCCTTGCGCCATCCAGGTCCGGTACGTAGAACTGCTATGGTAGCTGTCCATTTTGCACTCATGTTCTCCCACCCAGGGGCTAATTGTTGGAAACAGCACAGCCTACAGATTTGAAGTAGAGTTCTCTACACCTGAAGATTGAATCGGCCGCCGTTTCAAGGAGCACGACTGAGCCGGGATCAAGAAGCGCTTCACACTGTCTGGGGAAGCATCACCACAGACACCTGCAAACGGCTCTTTTAGTGCCTCCTAGGACGTCTCGCGCGCTGTACACCTGCCCATACATATTCGGCCCGAACCGAGCCCTGTCAAgtctgtctggctgtctTGTTTATTAATTTTTAGATCAAAGTGAACAGAGTGCTGGAGGCAGGGGTTGTTTAGAGCTTTAAACCCGATGATGTGCTTTGGAGTAGTAGCAGATGACTAGCTACTATTTGAACAAACCGTTTCCCCCCGTTCTTGAACACAATTACTGTACTGTTTGTAAGGGCGCTCCAAGGCGTCTGCGACCCCAGTACTGAGACCCCCCACCCTCCCAGTAGCCTCCAACTGGCCCGGCTGACGCCCAACTCAAATGGAGGTTATCAACGATGATAGTTGTAAGATTTGCAAGAGTTTGTGTCTAACAAGGCAGAGAGAGGAAGTAGGAGCAAGGACGTGGCAGCCGCGATGACTTGGGCGAAACAGGTAATTCTATGTAATCTCATTAGTTCGTAATATGCATGTGCCTACAATAAAACAGTATTCCTCTCATGATCTGCATACGGCCAAGCAATCATATCTAACGTCAGGTGTATGTCATATAAAGAGAACAATAAGTAGTTGATCTACATTGCATACTATTTAAGGCCTACCCGCCTGTCCTTTGTGCCTTCAGTAGCATTGGACACCGAAGCGAGTCAGTCAGATTCCTAGGGGTTTCTTGAGAAGCCGTACAAGTAGATGAAAATCAGCCCCAAAATATACTAGATACTAAAAAACCAAGTCTCGCCAGCTTGGACTGCGTCGCTCTTCTGGGTCCGGCGGTTCATCAGTTGGTACCGCCGTCACTCGCATGCACGTTGTCGGCGCCCACATCCAAACGTCCCAGATTGGCTTGCAGCTGGCGGCTGAGAATCTAGACCGGGGAGATGAGGTTGGATTCGCAGCGATGCGAGGCAGTGCCGAATCCTtcccgtcctcggcggccaagCCAAGCCGGTAGGATGCGAAGCTTTGCCCCAGCAAGCGGCAAGGGTGGATCGTACCGAGCGTCTATCTCGCGTCCGATCGGTGACTGGCGTGGTCTTCGAACCCTACGGGGTGCACAGTACTTTGGACAACGTGAATTGGGTGTGGGAACCGCAGATCAAAGAGTACATTGAAGCACCAGTCGGAGACTCAAGAGATTGGGTCTCACCGCAGAAGTGGGTTGAGTCGGGGAAACTCTTGATTCCATGTAAGTGCCAGTGGCTCCAAAATCCGGAAACCCTAGACGTTGGTTTAAGGATCGACTTCTGCCGGCTTCTGATACGGCGATAGCATCGCCCACTTGAAACCATTACGTGCTGCCGGCTCTTGTTATCTTTGCTGTATTGCGACGTCAGTGCAAAGTCTGATGTGTCGTACTTTCAATGGGTCCTGACGTGCTCGCGTAGTCTCCTCAGTGATGCGCGAGACATGATAAACTGGAACGGTTTCTGTTATTCCCGTAGAGAACTGGACGTGTTCCAGAACAGCAACACTCACCTTCACCAGCCGACTTCGCCGGAGCCCGTTTTGAAATCATGGCTTCTACTCGCCTGGCCCAGATCTACCGGTCATGCCTCTTCCAGATCATTATCGTCGGGCTCGTGGCATTTTGCGAGCCCGGCATCTGGACGGCTCTGAACAACCTCGGGGCCGGAGGGAACGCGTCGGTAAGACCCAGCCCCTCTCTGATGAAATAAAGATGTCCCGTAGAGGCCGAGTTGACTCACGCTTCACCCCAGCCGTTCCTGAacaacgccgccaacgcgCTCACGTACGGGCTCATGTCAGTGGGCTgcttcatcgccggcggcgtcacgAACAAGATCACTGCCAAATGgaccctcgtcatcggcgcgGCGTTCTACACGCCCTACGCGGCGGGCCTGTACTGCAACAACCGCTACGGGAACGAGTGGTTCCTGCTGCTCGGGGCCGGGTTCTGCGGTATCGGAGCATCGCTCTTGTGGGCGAGTGAGGcggccatcgccgtcggctACCCGGAGGCAGAGAAGAGAGGCCGGTGAGTTTCTCCCCGTCTCGCAAAGAACCCGTAGATTATGTTGACTGAACCGCTTCCTAGATATGTGGGGATCTGGATGGGCATCCGTCAGATGGGTCCGCTCGTGGGCGGTGCCATTTCTCTGGCGTTGAACATCAAGACATCCCAGAAGGGCAAGGTCACCTATACGACGTACTtgggcctcgtcgccatctcctcgcTCGGAGCCCCTTTGGCCCTGCTGCTATCGCAGCCTCAGAAGGTCGTCAGGACCGACGGCACCAAGATCCCGTACATGCGCAAGACCAACTTCGGCATCGAGGCGCGCGCGATCTGGAAGCAGCTGAAGAACAAGTACATGCTGCTGCTCATCCCCGTCTTCCTGGCCGGGCAGTTCGGCACGACATACCAGGGAAATTACCTCACGAGTGCGTGCCTATACATCCTTGAATGAGCCTAGAAACCCGTTTGCTGACCTGGTGCATACACAGCGTACTTCACGGTCCGATCCAGGGCCCTGGCGTCGTTCCTcacggccgtcgtcggcgcctccgccaacatcatcaccggcgcGATCTTGGACATGAAGCGGTTCGAGCGGCCGGCCAAGTCCAAGGCCGTGTACCTCATCGTGCTGACCTTCGTgacggcggcctggacgtggaacgccgtcatcgagacgCGGCTCTCGTCCATGGCGGAGCCGCCGTCgttcgacctcggcgacggcgccttcttcaacTCGGCCTTTACGGTGTACATGTTCTTCAAGTTCTTCTACGAGATGCTGAAGACGTACATCTACTGGCTCATGGCGGAGATCAAGGGCGCGCAGGGGGATGGCGACATCGCGCGCACGACGGGCATCCTGCGGTCGTGGGAGAGCATCGGCAGCACGATCGCGTACGCGGTGGGGGCGACGCACTGGCCGAACAGGAACCAGATGATCCTCGGCTTCTCGCTGTGGGCCGTGACGATCCCGTTCACGCTGCTCGCCGTGTTCGGCGACTGGAACCAGGCCGGCGGGGACGGtgcggccgaggtcgcggaCGAGACGGAGAGCGACCTCGAGAGGGTGGCGGTGCAGGGTAAGAGGGATGCGGCGTGAGGGTGTGAGTCTGTCAGATCATAGCATGGGTTAAAGGTCGGACTCAAGAAGCTGAGTTGAAGCAGAGGTGAAAGTCAGGTGACATTCTTTAGGGATGTCTTTGACCAAGAGATGAGCtcggcgttgttgttgaagaTTCGGTTTCAAACCCACTGTCCTTTGACCGTGAATTCGGGGTTTGAACTTACAAGTCAGCGTATCTTTCCGAGGTTGCTTGTAAGTAACGATGACCAACCATCCGAAGAGCCAATGAGTTGAGACAACTTGTATATGAGAGGTTAGGCTCCTCGTTGCAGTATGCAGAATTTCTGCCAACTCAAAACTCTAATCCTAAGCATCTGAGTTGTTAATATGCAGCGTGTGTGACTGCTTGGTTGCAGGCATCGCTTGCAAGGTCATGGTCATCTATCTGGTTGTGCAATAGGTAAAGAAGACGCCTAGACGTTGGACCTAGTCTTTCTTGCTGGGTGTTATTGAGGACACTTGGCCAAAGGTTCCCACAACCGACTGTCGAAAGCGGACAAGCCAAAACACAGCCAAGGACCAAACTGTGCCTACACGAGTCGCGTTTGGCAGGGCATTGGAACATGCATATGGAGGCCTGCTGTTTTGATTGTGGTGATGTAAGTGTAAGTAAGAAAGCAACCACCTTTGTGTAACGAACAAATTTACCAGTTTGTCTTTACCTTCAATATCAGCTGCTGTAGAGTAAGGCAAGGCTAGTATTGCCGAGTTCGTAGCATAAACGGCTGCTCCGTCAACTCCCAAGTCATTCCAGCGGCGGGACACAACTAGAAGCGGATGGAAGCTGGCATGCGGTTGCCATGGCTGCGGAAACCCACTTCCTTCTAGAAAATTTCGACGGCCAGAAAGAAAATTTGAATTCCTGCGTGGGGGGGTTGGACGGACGGGGTTGACGGCAGCGGGGACCGATATTCCCGGGAGGGACCACAGCCGGATCGGGGCAAGGCAAGTCGTGACGCCATTTAGCGTAGTGCGTCTCTACTTttgtctctccctctctctcgccctcAGTTATCGACGAACGAAGGGTTGCTAGAATTGgtgagagggagggagggagagagactGGAGCCCAGGGAGTCGTTATTGAGGGTGCAGAGTGAACGGGTCACGGCTAGTAATGAATTGGGGGAACTTACATGTGACGGAGTGAAAAACAAGAGCacagaggaagaaggggtTTCGTCCAAAGTTCCGATTCCCAAAACTGGTGTACCAATACCATACCATACCATATCTAGGCAGCTCAGGGTAGCGAGGTAACTTCCCGGTAACTGTGAGCATCGATGCTGTCAGTGCTCCCCACATCGCAAGGCCTAATTCATCGCCGAACTTTGTGTCACCAGTCCTGTTCTCTCGGGCGCCCGAGGATTGCGTCTTGCTTCCAACTCCTTCATCTACACAGCGACGAGTCGCTGGAACCACATTTTCACCGCCACCAAAAACACaacaaaacacacacacacactcacacatTTCACACACATAATCTATCATGGCCCAGGATCCCCCCACCGAGATGCGCCGCTGGCAGGTCGCCTCCCCCGGCGCCTTCATCCGggacctcgccctcgtcaccgtcccgacgcccgccgcctcctcacTCAAGGCCAACCAGGTCCTCGTCCAAGTCATCGCTGCGGGCATCAACCCGGCCGACTACAAGTTCCcggacctcggcctcgtcgccaaggccatcatcTCCTTCCCCAGGTGCCCCGGCATGGACTtcgccggccgcgccgtcgccgtgggCTCCGCCATCACCGACATCGCCCCGGgagacgtcgtcgtcggccgcctcgacccGATGTCCGCCCAGGGCTCGCTGAGCGAGtacgccatcgccaaccgcgacggcatcgcctccatccccgccggcgccgcctcggtcgacctcgagcaggccgccgccctcggcaccgccgccctcacCGCCTACCAGACTATTGTCCCCtacgtcaaggccggcgacaaggtcttcatcaacggcggctccggcggcaccggcacctACGGCATCCAGATCGCAAAGGCCATCGGCTGCCACGTCACCGTCTCGTGCTCcacggccaaggccgaccTGTGCCGttccctcggcgccgacgacgtcatCGACTACAAGacggccgacgtcgtcgccgacctgCGCGCCCGCGGCAAggtcttcgccgtcgtcgtcgacaacgtCGGCAACTCGCCGCCGAACCTGTACAAGGCCTCCGACGACTTCCTCCTGCCCGAGGGCCACTTCAagttcgtcggcggcgccgtctcgCTCGCGCAGGCCAAGAGCCTCGTGccgggcctgctgctgcccgcgttcctcggcggcgcgaaGCACAAGTTCGAGGTGTTCGTCACCAAGAACTCGCACGAGGACCTGGCGCGGATCGCCGCCTGGGTGGCCGAGGGCAAGGTCCGGACCGTCGTCGACTCGACCTTTGAGTTtgaggacgccgtcaaggcctACGAGAAGCTCAAGCAGGGATCGGCCGCCGGCAAGATTATCGTGCGCGTCGCGAAGAAGGCCTGATTTTTGGCCTTGGGTTCCCATCGCCTTTTACTCGGGGAGAAGTCGagtgggagaagaggaagttGTGTGATTCATACGAatggacggacggacggaggGAATGACTAATTATGTGATTCCCCGGGGGGCTTGTTGTTTCTTTAGAGCGTTTGTTTTTCTTGAGGGTGTTCTCCTTTTTCACTCCAAATATCGGCAACAGCATCAGTCGAATTACGAAATTGACGTCAGATAATAGCATCCGTTCTACAGCCATGTGTCGGTGACAATTGACTCCTTTGTGTGACGGTGAGCACTAATGTAGGCACTATTCTCGCTTGGGCCCGTTCCCCTGCCCACTTCCGCATCTGACATTGTCATCGAGCACGAGCCAAGAACCTGGTTCATCTCATCATCCTGCCGTCTGGTGGTGCCCGGACGAGCATAAACAAACTTGGCGTGCACCCGCACCGCCGTAGCCGCTATCAGATAACTATCGACCAGCAGCAATGTGCCTCTGATCCTTCGCCCACAACGATCGTGTGCCGAGCTTCCGAACCTCATGCCAAGGGTAAGACACACTTTACGTCTCAAGTCCGGCTTAGAAAGAACCTCATCGACGTGGGGCGACGGAGACTGATAAAAACACACACCACATAAACAGTCACGCCATGAGAGCGTAGTCAGTTCGACATCAGAGATACTGATTCGAGGTATGGTTTGGAATGGGTTGTGCATTTGCGGGTATCTTCTAAGTTTATACAAAATGAGTGTAACGACCATGAACCGTAAGTTGTGTTTCTCGCATATGGCAGCATGACTGCaatgggagggggggaagggggttCACGATGGGCCGAGTTGGGCTCTTAGGCCGCCTGTCGCAACCGGGCAGCCactccgcgccgccgccttggtTATCCTAGACGTATACCAGGCAGATACGGGGAGATCCGACTTGTCCAAGGTGAAACTGTGATATCCCGCCCCGAGGCAAAAGGCTGTCTGATGAAGACGTCGGACTGATGGTCTGATTGACCTTTCGATATAGGGGACATCACTCGCTAATCGGAGCGAGGGTGAAGTGGAGTCATTGTCGTGGCTTCGGTGTTCCGGAGCCTCTCAGACAAATGCAACACCACGAGTTTGGTGTTTTTGCCAGACTTCTTTCGAGAACTTGGATTGCAGTAATTGCAAAAGGTGCATGGCCTCGTCGGTCCGACCAATCCTTGTCAAGAAGCCAACGGCATCCATGCCCATGCAGATTATCCTCGTGACCAGGTTTTTGTTGGACTCAAAGGTGGTCAGAGGCTGGTCTTGAATGAAGCGCAGAGCACGTTCATAACTGGGACTGGTGGGATGATGCAGAGCCAAGTGAGCGCGGTCCAGCCGCAACGGTTTTTGGATGTGGTTGGCGGTCTCGACGTACGACTCGAATAGTGCAAATGAAGGCGGCGGTCTCTTCCATGCGTCAACGGTCGACTGCCAGGAGAGCAGGCGCCAAGGACGCAGCAGAATTTGAGGCAACTGGGGATCCGCCTTCCATGTCGCGTCCGCTCTGAGTAtcgtcgagaaggccgtgTCGAGGTTACTGTCGACGTGTGACTTGTCTAATACCAGGCTGGTGACCAGGGACCCCACAATCTTGCTGCTCTCCTCTTTCGGGCCCTCGCCTCGAACCATCCGGTCAGCCCACCCCCATGCCACCTCCTCGAGTCCCTCGGCGACCATGAATGGTATGAGCTCCGAGACGAATCGACGATCTGCGAGAAAGTCGAGTGTCCGTTCGGCGCCAGATGATCTGAGCCACTGAATGACCCTTAGGCCTGTCGAGGATGCCCGCATGGCGTCCTGAACCGAAAGAGCGCTCGATTGCAGGATTTTTTGACGCTTTGTCCGCAGGCAGCCAGTCGCCGCCTTTCTCGTCATCATGCCGCGCGATACGGCCTCGTCGAAAACGTCCATTGGGTCTCGAGGGTTGGCGAGCACCGCATTGTCGGGCTGGACGCTGCTCTTGAACAGCGGGTTGGAAAGAATGGCGCGAAGATGTCGGTCCGTCGGTCGGCGGTGCTCGTTATGAGAGGCGGAACCTTGTTTGGAAGCTGTCTTGGAGGCGGAGGACTCGGAACTTTCGGGGCCATAGCCATGCTCTCTATCGAGGTTCTGGCGGAAGGAAGTCTTTAGGACGTTGAGAAGCTTCTTCGACTCCTTTGAAGAGAGCGGCAAGGGCTGATGGATAGAGGGGATGGCATATTTGATCGCACTGAGCGACTTGGTGGTGAACATTGCCGGGAACGTGGTGGGATTtgaggagggagaaaagaaacaacGGCGCTGGTGGCCTTTCGTGATGTTGTTGCAGTAGGTACAGAGCTACAATTTGGAGCACCTTGAAAACGTGTTTGCCGCAGTTGTCAGATTTGGGAGGATTGGCAGTCTCGCCGACGAGTagttggtggtggtgtgctAGGGTGGTGCTTTCAGTAAGCCAGGATAAACCGAATACGCATCATCGTCGAGCCGTGGAGTGATGTTGCCCGCTGGACTCGTGCCATTCAGGGTCATGTGATCCTATAATGCGGAGTCGGGCTGTTCACGCAGCCTCAGGCTGCAACAAGTTGGCACCGGACTTAAGGTACGTAGCGACACGCTCAGAACTCCAAGAGCAAAATGGTGGCTCGTTCTTCCGTTACCGACTAAGCAGAGTAATGTCTCATGTACATGGTACAACCACACAAATTCTTAATGCTGTATGTAATCAATGCGACAATAGAACTTTCTTGTATCGACTACCTCTCAGTTCACCTTCGCATGAATCGTATCGGCGAGAGACCGGGGTTGGTTTGGTGTGACGTGACGAATACAGCCTCGTGACCAACGACCAGGGAGCTCCGTCCaagaggaagccgaggagcaACCTGATCATCCATTCATTCTGTTCATTGCCTACTTGAAGTAGAACAGAAAGATGCCACCCCCGGCCATTGCTCCAAGGACAGACGGGCGATGGTGAC
This sequence is a window from Colletotrichum higginsianum IMI 349063 chromosome 8, whole genome shotgun sequence. Protein-coding genes within it:
- a CDS encoding LysM domain-containing protein, whose protein sequence is MQSLRYKIENDCDPTSDLLDHGLNMFPATHIVDRYLYAYEVSCYKNRDTGDFCDYILGQWRNQTDDAPHDCDDCVLGPMEIEVNSEIGHTEDRSAEFQSAISSCGKTGYTYIEPSIHSSTSAASAEPTIAAAHWSAHRMSSNCASTYHVQEGDTCESISADQNVSTKGLIEGNDVLNGWCSGLVAGQDLCMPEQCKVHFVEPDDSCESLADKYGATPKDLAEWNPLMYIQCDDFVYSKPTYICVGKPEKSAQVPWSQKQLHIPRFDD
- a CDS encoding Zinc-binding dehydrogenase gives rise to the protein MAQDPPTEMRRWQVASPGAFIRDLALVTVPTPAASSLKANQVLVQVIAAGINPADYKFPDLGLVAKAIISFPRCPGMDFAGRAVAVGSAITDIAPGDVVVGRLDPMSAQGSLSEYAIANRDGIASIPAGAASVDLEQAAALGTAALTAYQTIVPYVKAGDKVFINGGSGGTGTYGIQIAKAIGCHVTVSCSTAKADLCRSLGADDVIDYKTADVVADLRARGKVFAVVVDNVGNSPPNLYKASDDFLLPEGHFKFVGGAVSLAQAKSLVPGLLLPAFLGGAKHKFEVFVTKNSHEDLARIAAWVAEGKVRTVVDSTFEFEDAVKAYEKLKQGSAAGKIIVRVAKKA
- a CDS encoding Duf895 domain membrane protein, yielding MASTRLAQIYRSCLFQIIIVGLVAFCEPGIWTALNNLGAGGNASPFLNNAANALTYGLMSVGCFIAGGVTNKITAKWTLVIGAAFYTPYAAGLYCNNRYGNEWFLLLGAGFCGIGASLLWASEAAIAVGYPEAEKRGRYVGIWMGIRQMGPLVGGAISLALNIKTSQKGKVTYTTYLGLVAISSLGAPLALLLSQPQKVVRTDGTKIPYMRKTNFGIEARAIWKQLKNKYMLLLIPVFLAGQFGTTYQGNYLTTYFTVRSRALASFLTAVVGASANIITGAILDMKRFERPAKSKAVYLIVLTFVTAAWTWNAVIETRLSSMAEPPSFDLGDGAFFNSAFTVYMFFKFFYEMLKTYIYWLMAEIKGAQGDGDIARTTGILRSWESIGSTIAYAVGATHWPNRNQMILGFSLWAVTIPFTLLAVFGDWNQAGGDGAAEVADETESDLERVAVQGKRDAA